The window AAGGAATGGGTGAGCTAAATACAAGTGTATCCCCATTTCAAGGGATCAGAGAATTAGAAGAGGACGCAATACCTCTGTGCAGTGGACAGGAAAGAAAGTTCAGGGATATTTTTCTGAGATGCATCAGGTTAGGTAGGGGGTTTTCTAGTTACAGATCCCGTTTTTAAAAACTCAAACAAACAATGACGTGTCGAACAGACTGAAGCACCTGAGGACTGTTCACTGCTCCTCTCCCCTCAGCAGCTTGGACCTGAGCACTCTGAACACTTCGGAGCACATGCATGCCTATAACTGGATCCGCAATCACCTGGAGGAACACACGGACACCTGTTTGCCCAAACAAGACGTATATGAAGCATACAAGTGAGTGTGTAATTCTAAGAACCCACAGCACATTTGTTGATCCCAGATCAGCTGAACCTACAAAGGAGGATGTGTGGTCATGAAGGGCCTTTGCAGACATTCTGTCCATGGAAAGCAGGATAAGTTAGCCACCCACTGTAATAACCAGTACTGTAGCTCAAAACTGAACTGTGAATAAggggcattggcagagctgtgtgtgtgtgggggggtctcagtactggaataacgGGGTGCTGCAGGGTGGGAGTGAGGGACATCGGCATGCCTGGTTTTTGTTGATGCTCGAGGCCTCCAACTTTCCTAATGATTAAAAGCAGAGGGAGGCTGGAGCTTTGCAGACTTGGCTTCCATGAAGCAGATGAGTAAACGTCTTTGCCTTTCACTTCTTTTCTAGGCGTTACTGTGATAATCTTCGTTGTCGTCCTCTGAGCGCAGCTAACTTTGGGAAGATCATAAGAGAGATTTTTCCAAACATCAAAGCCCGAAGACTGGGAGGAAGAGGGCAGTCCAAATATCCTTTCTTGCTACCCGTGTGTGTTGCTGTGGGGCTGTCACTGTACCTTATTGTCCTCTAAAGAAAGCTATCACTTGTCACTGCTTTCCGTATTCCCTGAGGCATGTGGTCAGATAACTGCAGCAGCTGCAGGCAGTGTTACCCTTTCATTGGTCAGCATCAGTTGCAGTCAAAGACACTGACTTTCTTCCCTAGAGGCTGACTGTCATGTGAGCAGTACTGCCAACCCAGATGTGACCTGAGGCTGGGTACAGAGAGGGCCCTGGGGCCAACCCAGATGTGACCTGAGGCTGGGTACAGAGAGGGCCCTGGGGCCAGCCCAGATGTGACCTGAGGCTGGGTACAGAGAGAGGGCCCTGGGGCCAGCCCAGATGTGACCTGAGGCTGGGTAGAGAGAGGGCCCTGGGGCCAGCCCAGATGTGACCTGAGGCCAGATAGAGAGAGGGCCCTGGGGCCAACCCAGATGTGACCTGAGGCTGGGTAGAGAGAGGGCCCTGGGGCCAACCCAGATGTGACCTGAGGCTGGGTACAGAGAGAGGGCCCTGGGGCCAGCCCAGATGTGACCTGAAGCCGGGTAGAGAGAGAGGGCCCTGGGGCCAGCCCAGATGTGAGGCTGGGTAGAGAGAGGGCCCTGGGGCCAGCCCAGATGTGACCTGAAGCTGGGTAGAGAGAGAGGGCCCTGGGGCCAGCCCAGATGTGACCTGAGGCTGGGTAGAGAGAGGGCCCTGGGGCCAGCCCAGATGTGACCTGAGGCCAGATAGAGAGAGGGCCCTGGGGCCAGCCCAGATGTGACCTGAAGCCGGGTAGAGAGAGAGGGCCCTGGGGCCAGCCCAGATGTGACCTGAAGCCGGGTAGCGAGAGAGGGCCCTGGGGCCAGCCCAGATGTGACCTGAGGCTGGGTAGAGAGAGAGGGCCCTGGGGCCAGCCCAGATGTGACCTGAGGCTGGGTAGAGAGAGAGGGCCCTGGGGCCAGCCCAGATGTGACCTGAAGCCGGGTAGAGAGAGAGGGCCCTGGGGCCAGCCCAGATGTGACCTGAGGCCAGATAGAGAGAGGGCCCTGGGGCCAGCCCAGATGTGACCTGAGGCTGGGTAGAGAGAGGGCCCTGGGGCCAGCCCAGATGTGACCTGAGGCTGGGTAGAGAGAGGGCCCTGGGGCCAGCCCAGCAGTCTACTTCATATAATACATGTCCTTCTCACCAGAAGAAAAATCCTTAAATTGCAGTTCCTTAACATGTCCAAACATACTGTTACAGTGGTATCAGAAGGAAGACTGTGGTCAGCATGCCTCCGCTTCCGAGCCTGGACCTCAAAATTACAGACAACGTAAGTCTGTAAGGCTTCTTCTGCCTCTGCATCTGGTTTTTCATGTTTGTACGCTGTTCTTCCCTGTCTGTACCTCTCTGCTTGTGTGTTGTGCTTTCTGTGTGCTCTCTTGTTTCTAATTAAACAAGCATCGCTGTTTACATCAGCCTTTATTTCAGAAGCATTCTGTAGTTATATCAGAGACTGGAAGGCTTCTGTTGGACCTTGACATTTTTATTCTTTAAAGATGAATCCTCTTCCACACTTTAGAGCTCCTGCCCTCACTTTTTATAACGTAGGCTATTGGGTGCTCTGCATTGTGTGTTCGGTTGTATGAGAAAGGATGGCAGCCatgtagaacataagaatagccatactggctaagaccaatggaccatctatTCCAGTTTCCtacttcaaacagtggccaatccaggtcacaagtacctgaaagaaTCCCAAACACTCCATTCTaacaatcccaaggcaagcagtggcttctccatgtctgtctcaatagcagactgtggacttttcctccaggaacttgtccaaacctgttttaaacccaggtacgctaaccactgatatcacattctctggtaatgagttcaAGGAGATGTTGCAAGCTAATATGAAAAAGATGGGAAGACTGACAGCTGAGGAAGGAAGGACTGTTTGAGGATCCTGTCCTTCCCACAGCTGTCTCTCAGCATCATTTACAGAGAGAGGTAGAATGGAGACGTTAAGAGGTGTCATCCTTTCACAGGTGAGATTCCCACTTTATCGCTCTGTTTATTGACAATGAAAAGCAAAGAGTCGGGCACTTGTTTCCCATTTCTTGTGCAGTACTGAACAAAGTTTCTTTCTCTTCTTGAGACAAGGTGGAGCTGACGGATCTTGTGCAGGTGTATAATAAGGAGCTGATAGATGCGGCCTGCACCTTGATCTGTCACTGGGCCGAGAAGATTCTTAAACGCTCCTTCAACAATGTGGTGGAAGTGGCTCAGTTTCTCCTTCAGCAGCACATCATTAGTCCTCGGAGCGCCAGTGCTGAGCTTGTCATGTCCATGATGGTCCCAGGTGTGTCACGATTATTGCATCTCATTTTATCCAGCGAAACGTTAAAAACTTAACAGGTGACTTGGTATGGTGGCAAATGTAAGGCCTCCATTGGAAGAAGAAGGAGTTCTGGCACGTGGCCCTTGCTTGAGAGGTGTTGGTGTGTAATGTAGAGGCTCTAGATGGAGTTCTGTCGTGTAGCTGTTGCTTGAGAGGTGTTGTGTTGCTGCGTTATGTAGACGATCTGGACGGAGTCCTGGTGTGTAAGTGTTGCTTGAGAGGTGTTGCTGTGTTATGTAGATTAAGTGAGTTGAAAGGGAAATAAAAAAGGGGAAAATTGCAGAATGAAGACCCTCGGCTTTGGTTTTGACAAAGCTGAAGGAAACAGctttgcctccccccctccccccccacaaatgAAGTAAGACAGATTTCTCGGTAGAGGCGACATAGTAACATGATATTTGGCAGCAGGTAATGGATCATGTAGTCCATGCCCGATTGCCTCTCCTTAGCTGGTCTTTCTCGGAAAATCCCCCATCTGTCACCTCTTCTAGCTTGACCACTTGCCGGAGGTCACCTCTTCCTTTTTGTCCTTGGGACATGTTGGCAAGTCGTCCTTCTGCCCCATTCCAGGTGAGAGCATAGGGAAGCCCCAACCTAACCTTGCTTCCTCCCTTTGGCAGATGGACACTGCTGTACTGCTCCTCTCTCCCAGTTTGTTCAGGATGCTATTTGCTAAATTGTctttcataattaaaaaaaagaggtgGTTTACACAGCTTTttcaccctcccctctccccccccccccccccccagcatctgtaCTGTTGCAGCTAAATGAGCAGCTAAGATCTATACCTAACCCTGCATCCAGTCTACCCTCTTCCCACCTGCCCTATTTTGTCCCAAATAATACCTAAATTCTAGCAACTATGGCTTCCCATCCAGTAGTACAAGTTCAATTAAGGACAGCCAGAGCAGGGCCGGTCCATCAACATTACAAGAAAATGCCCTCACGTAACACAGCTGGAAGATCACCCGGAGAGAACCAGACCCTCCGTCAACGTGCTTTCCTTTCTTCCATACTACTACTCTGTCTTTTGCGTTTCTGTTTCTTGGAAGCTAGGTCcttgttttactaaggtgctgtcTTCTCCTGGCCTTGTGATTGAATTTGCAGGTCATTGATTACTATTCTCATTCCCACAGAGAGTCGGAAGAGAGCTCTGAGATGCCCACCAGCtggttccagaaacagcaagtcTGAGAGCACAGAAGGGGCCGTGGACACACTGGCTCAGGTGAGAAAAGGAGAGGGGTTGTGGGCCTGGCTTGGTGTTTGGTGTAGGGCTTCAGCAGGGGCTTGCTGCTCTTTGCTTGTAGAGGCTCACCTGATCGCTTGTACTGTTTCCTTACAGAGCAAGAAGGAAGGTGCGTCAAATCCCACCACCAAGCCAGCTGAGCAGAAAAAGAACGAGACAGCTCCGAAGTCACTCAGCAGCTCCCAAGTGAATGCCTTGGTGGCCCGTTTTCCTACAATCTTGCCTCGAGTTTCACCAGCAGAAAAGCTAATGGGCTGCAGCCCATCGATCTGCTCTTCATCCATACTCACCCCTAAACTTACCACTTCACACCTTGCTGTGCCCTTCCCTTCTGGAACTGCTTCTGCTCTGCACCTGCCCAGGGCAAACGGAGCGCGTTTGGTCAGCCCGCAGACTGCAGTCACTCAAGTAAACCTTCTTCCAAGCATAGCAACAGGCTTCAGTTTCCCCATCCCTGAATTGCAGGCTCCCCCGAGAGAAGGTGATGCTAAAGTCACGAGCAGTGAGGCTGTACAATGGAGCGGGCCCGATCTTCCAAAACCCAGAGGGGGCAAACGTTCTTCTGATCCAGCCTCTGCAGCAGGACTGCTAGTACCTAAAAGGAAACGCGGGCGGCCCAGGAAGGTGGCATCTGAATCCGGCCTGGCAGCCTCGGGTAGCAGCCCAGTGCAGGGACGTGCAGAAACGAGCAGCAGTACAGTTAAAAAGGGGCCACCTGAAGGCCAGCTGGCCACATCTGAGGTTATGCAAATCACCGGTGGAGAAGAATGTCTGCATAGAATTGCAACAACCCCAGAAAGGGGCACAGAAGCCAGCCTGGTGAGCAGTGCACTGTCCTCATCTGCACCATTAGCCAGCAGCAGCATAAAGAGGGAGAGCGTAGAGGGCTTTGAAACGATGCCACCCCAGCAAGGAAGCCCGGAGTGTGAGCGTGCAGAGCCGGGAGTTGAGAAACTAGTGAAAAATGAAGCCAGTTTGGAAATATGTCTGGCCTTTCACAGCCCCAAAGCGACTAAACAAGACTCCTCTGCTGATCTCACCAACCACCTCAGTGAGCTAAACCAGGGGCTTCCTCAAGGCAGTATGATCCAGGCTAGCAGGCAGAGTGGGACGGACAGGCCAAAAGACTCAGAAAAGTGACCCGGCTGCAGCACTGGTTAGAAGAAAGCGCAGAGAGCCGTGGTCAGAGTGGCTCAGAGAAGAGGGGGCTTGGGCGTTCCCTGGCGGCATCCGCAGACTGAGTTTCTCCAGGGTTTGAGTGGATGCTTCAAGACATGAGAACTGTAGAGAGCCACACGCTGCAGTACCAGCCTACTGCTTTTTCAGCGGCACGTCCTTGCAGTTTGCATTTTCCTGTCTTGTTCCCTTCTAGAAGTGCCTGTACAGAGTCACTGTGTCAAAGAGCTATGGCAACTTGCCATGGACCTCATGTTAAGCATACTCTAGAAATGGTCAAACTGTCCCTTAAGAGCACAACACAGAAACGGTTTCTGACGTTAATCTGGTTTGCTGTTCTTGAACTTTCTTAATTCGGACATGGGGCCTGCTACATTTCTGAGCCTCATTGCTGATCGATAAGAATTACAAGCATGGCGTTGTTCTTGCCATCGTGGTAAAAATAAAAGTAGTAATGGAAGGATAAATGGAATCAGTCTGAAAAGGGTTTGCGTGCAGACCTTTTCTTAATTGTCTCCCTGGCCCATTTCTCCTGCGTTTTGTAGATTTGCAGCTGAGCTTCCATTCCCAGTACTGCTTTGGTGTGCCTCCCAGCCCTTGCCCTCCTGTTTAGTTCAGTCATTATGGACTTGATTTTATACACCGTGTGCCTTTGTGGAATGCCGTTTAGAGAGACAGGCAGATTCATTGAGCCCCACTGGCACacaatattacataagtacataagtattgccatactgggaaagaccaaaggtccatcaagcccagcatcctgtttgcaatccagtagccaatccaggtcacaaatacctgttacgatcccaaaaatgtacaaaacattttatactgcttatcccagaaatagtggattttacccaagaccaaaatggtctatggacttttcctttaggaagccgtccaaaccttttttaaactccgctaagctaaccgcctttaccacattctctggcaatgaattccagagtttaattacacgttgagtgaagaaaacttttctccgatttgttttaaatttactacattgtagcttcatcgcatgcccccttgtcctagtatttttggaaagcgtaaatagacgcttcacatctacccgttcaactccactcattattttatagacctctatcatatctcccctcagccgccttttctccaagctgaagagccctagccgctttagcctttcctcatagggaagttgtcccatcccctccatcattttcttcatccttctctgtaccttttctaattccactatatcttttcagatgcgacgaccagaattgaacacaatatttgaggtgcggtcgcaccatggagcgatacaaaggcgatcctcatttttgtttttcatttctatGTGCAACTTCATGGTCACCCTGGTCTCTCTTCTCCCAGTATCACCATCAAATTCAGACAAGCTTTGTAAGTGTTGAGTCATGACCAGAGACTGAACTTTGCAAATGAAAGATTGACAGTGTGGACTTAACACTTATGAGTAGGTCACTGCTAGATGCAGGCGGCTTACTCTCATGAAAAGCAAATAATGTAGGAAGATCACAGCCATGGTATTTCCAACATTCTGGTTTGGTTTTAGCGTTGCTTTCTGCCTTCTCAGAAAATCAGAAGGAGCTGAGATGGCCTGTGACTGGACCTTGTGGTTCGAAAGGTGCCAGTTCTGACTTTTTTCACATGCTGAAGAATAAAGCACTTCCTCCATCATGTACTTTAATAAAAGACAGTGCCCCCAGCCTACTGAGTTTTTGACAGATCCTGTACAATCGAGACCCAGCTTGTATCTGAGCACCAGAGGGGGAGCAGGATTCCAAGGTCCAGGCCAGCTCCATTTCCATCCTGAGCCAGTGAGAAAGGGCAGGGAGGCAGTGCAAGGTGTATTTTCACTGTGTATGGACTCGGAGCTGGatcctgtttgatgtctgtatGTTACTGCTCCACAAATCTGACGTCTACCGTCATACAGTGCTTTGGGAGGGTTCTTTTAGTCTGTTATGGCTGTGAAGAGCAGTAAAACTTTGCATTAATTGTGTTTCTAATGTGTTTTTATAATAAAATTATTGATGACTACCCTGTTTTGTAAGATCATTGGGAGCTGTGTGTTATGGAATGGTAGACATGTGCTTTGCACTGCTGTGTGGGATGTGGACACCTGATAGATGAAACTAGGTCTCATTATTTAATCAACAAGAATACCCAGATTGCTGGTTTGTAAATTGCCTGCTAGGTGTGCTCTGCACAGAAGCGGAGAATGTAGTATGAGGTGAAGGTCTCTTCCCCATGGATGTTCTGCTCTCAACAAGCGGAAAGCAGGTGATGGGGAAGCAGCCTGGTTTCTTATCAGCACCTAGTGATTGTGAATATTTATCTGGAAATGTATTGTTGGTAAATCTCTAATCTCCATGCACAGTGTTTTCCAAGTGCAGCTCTGCTGATGTATCAGACATGCCCATGCACGTGTAGTGCATCCCCAGGAAGTGCTGTATCTCTAGTAATTTTCATCTTCCAGGAGCAGTTTTCACCTAGGATGATGGTAGCGTTGGAGAACCACAGAAGTTGCCTTCCCCGTTGTGAATGTTATCTCGATGCTCTGAGGCTTCCAAGTCACAGTTCAAGCCTCTGAAGTGCGTGCTGGTCAGGTGGAATATCTGATGACCTCGGGGAGGATATCCCTCAAGTTATTCAGGTCACAGAAGTAACTTTAATTTGTATGTGACCACAGGCCTTTTGCCTTGCTCAGGATTAACACAAGCCATCAGGGCTGCTGTAGTCTTGCTTACTCTGTGGGTGGCTCTGGCTGTCATTTCTCAGGTGAAAGTAGTGTAACTCAGGCCCCCACCCTCTGTACCTGCTTCCCGTAAATATTGAAACTATGCTACGCACTCTTTCTAGAATAACAATGGGCTGTTAAATTTTAACCATATAACACAAAGTGCACAGATCTAGCCGAAAGGCTCTATAAATAAATCAGTGAAAATGTTCCTATTCCATCAATCAAAAGAGAGCTTCAGTTTCATCACGTGTCAGTGCCTGGGTATTTCTGCACTGCACACAAATCAAACAAACTTTTCATATACATGCATAGTGAAAGTGCTTTTATAACTTGGCATTGTATCATTTTCACTTTCACCGCATGAGCACCGCTTCTTGCACCTTTTCACCCTATTCCTGCCCAGACACACCCTCCCTTGGGTCCTGCAGGTGCCGTGTTGCTTTCCCTGTTTCTATGCTGTCTCCGCTGCTGCGAGTGACACTTTGGCCGCATTTCCCCGACACTTTGTACAGCAAGTGTTCAGAATTCTATGGTTGTATGCCAGGCTCACTGGTCATtcccctggggggggaggggcaggcttTCTGAGCTGGAGAAACGCAATCATGAGGAGATGTTGGAGGAAGCTGTGTGAAGGGTGGAGGAACCAGGCGGGAGCATCTGAGCCAGCCCAAAAGGAGAGAGGAAAGGAGGCAGCAAGTGCAGCACCGAATTCTAGAGGAGACTCAGCCTGTAGCCCGTACTCCATCACCCCACCTCCTATGAGAAATATCCCTGTACCCCACACCTTCTGTACTCCCATTAACCCTCTCACCCCACCTCCAACTCTAGAGGAGACATGGCCAGTACACCATTcaatagcatcccacagatcagtccagagactTGTTGGTTATGTCcgtctaccagtaggtggagacagagagaacttcagaggtttacgtAGTCATTCTCCAAAGTTTGAATTTTGCTAGGCCTGGAGCATTAGGCTTGCCCTCCTGCTCACGCCTGAAGGGTTGCTAACAAGAAGGAGAGGTCTTGGACTTTTGGTTGAGCCTCTATGTAAGATCGCTCCGTATCCCCTCTGTTGTTCACCCTCGGTTTTTGGTGCCACTGCCACCCGATGGAGTTGGTTAAAGGCTAGCAGTGTAAGGTGCTATCTCGGGAGCTACTAGAATACCGTGCATGCTTAAAACAAAGAGCACTCCTACTATTAAGAGAAATGTATACAAGAAAGGCCCTGAAGTCTGGGGCTTTAGTTAGAAAGAGATCTGCCGGAAGTGCTTCCCCAGGAATTTGCAAACCCCTCAGGACCCAGAGAATCAGAGGATGTACTTACACTTGTTCTTCAAGAATTGAGATCAGCTAAGATGGAGATTGCTGACATGGCGGTGACCAAGGTAGAATTGAAGTTAGATTCTCTTACAGAAAAAAATAGAACTAGAAAGCCGCATGCACACGGTAGAGGTAGGCCAGGAGAAAGACAGGGAGCAAGCTGTAGCATGTCATAAATAGCTAGAGTTGCTGATGTCCAAGCTTGACGACTTGGATGATCAAACCTTAGAATATATGGCATACTTTGAAGGAATGGAAGGCTGTCAGCCCAGGCAGttcatctataaaatactgagcatGTGCTTTCCAGAATCACCAGCAGCTCCGATATATAAGCTTGGAGGGTCTACTGAGAAGTGCGCCAGTGGCCTGATCACAACCATCCACCACAGGCTTTCATTGTAAAATTATTTTGTTTCACTGAAGTGGATTATGTTTTTAAAATGGCCAAGCAGCAAACCGTCGTAATTTTCAACCAGAATGTAAAGTGTAAGCTACTTTGAACCAAAACCTTATGAGAACGGGGATGCTACAACTCCGGATTTTCAGATTAAACCGGTGGATGGTATGCAATGAGCACCAATGATTTGAGACTAATATTGTGATACTCTCAAGACTGACGGTGCCATATAGTGGTACTGTGATATATTTGAGGCTTTGGCCATGACTGAGGAGAAGTAAACTACATTGGGGAGGCGGGAGGCAAAGGAAGTTGAGTACTGAGATGGCGgggaaaattggggggggggggagtgtaggtCCAGGATGAAGCTCTTTTTATGGAGGTCTGCTTTTAATTCTATTAATTttaatgtacactgctttgacgtATAAAAAACGTGGTatattaagaggcatattttcaaagcactttgggaggctaagttccataggtttctatggaactttgggaggctaagtgctttgaaaatgagctcctaaatCTAATAAATGATAAAATGGGATATTGATCTGTCCTGGGTTTCTTCTATTAAAATCCGCTCATATAAGTTGGCAAGCTGGAATATAGGAGGGGTAAATCATTTGATTTAAGAGGAAGTGGATACTGATTGGATGTCACCCTACTGGAAGAATTCAAATTGGGCCCAAGGGAAATGCAAAAATTAAAAGATAGGAATTGGACTAAATATACTACTCCTAAGGTGGCAGTCCAAAATGAGGGCGGTTGCCGTACTGATAAATAAAACTATTCCATTAGTAGCATATGATACTGGGAAGGATACTATGGGAAGATACGTATGGTTGGTGGGCAGAATTGATTAGTGGGAATTTACATTAATGTTTATGTTCCAATGGGTACCAAGGGTTCTTTTTTTGATGTGTTTAAAATTATTAAACAGAAAGGGATAGGGGATTTCATTATTGGGGGGGGGACATGAATGTGACTCTGGGGAAATTAGATCAAAAAGTAGGGGTAGAGATGAGAGTCGGGAGGGGAATAATTTTAAAAGATGCCTTGGAGGGTGTTTGGAGAGTTCATAATCTGCTagaattgatttttttctttgtagctaAATCTGTAGGCCTGTGGTCTAACGTAAGTATTCATCCGATCAATATCTCTGATTATACTATGTTTACGGGAAAGGTGGAGGTAGGGAAAGGTAGTACTTTCGAGTAACCTTGCTACCCAAAAGGCTATGATAGAAAAATGGAGATAATATTTGACATTAAATGATACAGGGGAatgtccttcaaaaaatggaaaaaggacccaaatgaagaaaataagcaaatCAGATGCAAAACgttgataaagaaagctaaaagagaatatgaagagaaacttgccatagAGGTGGTGGTAACTGGACAGCGATTACCACCGTGTAAGCACAGCAAGCCTGTAGCCGTGGGCCAATCCCTTAAGGATTACCATCTATGGTCTACAGGCTATTTTACCCCTCTTAGAGAAAGATTGGGGCATTAGGTCTCTACAGAGTTTGAAACCCGCCCCCTCCAAAGCTCTATGTTATCCCGAAATCAGTTACAAGAAGTCTTGCAGTGAAAGATCCCTTTTTACTAATACTTCCAGGACAGAGATTTTCTAATGAGCAAAGATGCCAGAGATAATCTGCAAAGGGAACCCAATAGAGCAGAAGTGATTCTGCTTAAATCTTCTTAACGCATGGAATTACTTTCTAAAGTGTATGCATCACTAGACAAATTATACCCTGCTACCCAGTCCTCAATAAAAAAGGATTAGGATG is drawn from Microcaecilia unicolor chromosome 14, aMicUni1.1, whole genome shotgun sequence and contains these coding sequences:
- the RFX5 gene encoding DNA-binding protein RFX5 translates to MAQKQTFSKISSKGGEAAESNTLLQNLRNTISKPVQNKVLNILHDVSKFSDNEKLYLYLQLPSGPSTADRSSLDLSTLNTSEHMHAYNWIRNHLEEHTDTCLPKQDVYEAYKRYCDNLRCRPLSAANFGKIIREIFPNIKARRLGGRGQSKYCYSGIRRKTVVSMPPLPSLDLKITDNVELTDLVQVYNKELIDAACTLICHWAEKILKRSFNNVVEVAQFLLQQHIISPRSASAELVMSMMVPESRKRALRCPPAGSRNSKSESTEGAVDTLAQSKKEGASNPTTKPAEQKKNETAPKSLSSSQVNALVARFPTILPRVSPAEKLMGCSPSICSSSILTPKLTTSHLAVPFPSGTASALHLPRANGARLVSPQTAVTQVNLLPSIATGFSFPIPELQAPPREGDAKVTSSEAVQWSGPDLPKPRGGKRSSDPASAAGLLVPKRKRGRPRKVASESGLAASGSSPVQGRAETSSSTVKKGPPEGQLATSEVMQITGGEECLHRIATTPERGTEASLVSSALSSSAPLASSSIKRESVEGFETMPPQQGSPECERAEPGVEKLVKNEASLEICLAFHSPKATKQDSSADLTNHLSELNQGLPQGSMIQASRQSGTDRPKDSEK